CCGCGGCGCTGTTGAGCACGTGACGCTCCCACAACCGCGGCACCTCGCGCGGCCCGATGAGGCCACGGACCACGCCGTCCCCGCCGAGCAGCTCGACGTACCGGCGGACCGCCGGGAGGGCATCGCCGAAGAGCCCGGCGGCCAGGTCGGGCTCGGCGGGCAGCTCGGGGGGCGGGGTCTCGCTCACGTCTCCGGCAGGACCACGACGCGGCGGTTCGGCTCCTCGCCCTCGGACTCGCTGCGCACACCGGCCGCGGCGGCGATGACGTCGTGCACGACCTTGCGCTCGAACGGGTTCATCGCGGCCAGCCGCTCGGCGGTGCCGCTGGCGGCCACCCGGGAGGCAGCGGCGCCGGCGAGCTCGGTCAGGTCGGCGCGACGCTGGGCCCGGAAGCCGCCGATGTCGAGCATCAACCGGCTGCGCGTGCCGGTGGACTGGGCCACGGCGAGCCGGGTGAGCTCCTGGAGGGCCTCCAGGGTCGCGCCCTCGGGCCCGATCAGGGTGCTGAGCTGGCCACCGACCACGGCCACCGAGGCGCGGTCGCCCTCGACGTCGAGGTCGATGTCGCCGTCCACGTCGAGGATGTCGAGCAGCCGCTCGAG
This sequence is a window from Geodermatophilaceae bacterium NBWT11. Protein-coding genes within it:
- a CDS encoding protein jag — protein: MTAPQSTTETTAEATSEDAVTATDTGETALPDADAASADAVVESAEVVETTDGDDEDDDEDGDDLLVQEGDVAGDYLERLLDILDVDGDIDLDVEGDRASVAVVGGQLSTLIGPEGATLEALQELTRLAVAQSTGTRSRLMLDIGGFRAQRRADLTELAGAAASRVAASGTAERLAAMNPFERKVVHDVIAAAAGVRSESEGEEPNRRVVVLPET